A region from the Lolium perenne isolate Kyuss_39 chromosome 4, Kyuss_2.0, whole genome shotgun sequence genome encodes:
- the LOC127295528 gene encoding SNF1-related protein kinase regulatory subunit beta-1: MGNASAREEDAAAAAEAADVEDGAGDSSSAARGFPPYGGGGNHVRRACSVGVVGGGGGPGSPPGSPGRSLSPRMFVPQTPVPPLVRPADVTPVFNEILMKEQEEEFDGPPQKEIPALIVWTLGGKSVSVEGSWDNWKSRKPMQKSGKDHSLLLILPSGVYRYRFVVDGERRCFPDLPCETDAMGNAVNLLDVHDFVPESVESVSEFEAPPSPESSYSFQSPEEKDFAKEPPALPSQLHLGVLNSQHSEEVCARPQHIVLNHLFIEKGWGAHPLVALGVTHRFESKYVTVVLYKPIER; this comes from the exons ATGGGCAACGCCAGCGCCAGGGAGGAGGACGCCGCCGCGGCGGCGGAGGCCGCCGACGTCGAGGACGGCGCCGGGGACTCCTCCTCCGCGGCCCGCGGCTTCCCCCCGTACGGCGGGGGCGGCAACCACGTGCGCCGCGCCTGCTCGGTCGGcgtcgtgggcggcggcggcgggcccgGATCGCCGCCGGGAAGCCCGGGCCGCTCCCTCTCGCCCCGGATGTTCGTGCCCCAG ACGCCTGTACCTCCATTGGTAAGACCTGCTGATGTAACTCCAGTGTTCAATGAAATACTGATGAAGGAACAAGAAGAAGAATTTGATGGACCCCCTCAAAAGGAAATTCCTGCTTTGATTGTGTGGACTCTTGGAGGAAAGAGTGTATCTGTTGAAGGATCATGGGATAACTGGAAATCAAG AAAACCAATGCAGAAATCTGGGAAAGATCATTCTCTCTTGTTGATTCTTCCTTCTGGAGTTTATCGTTATAGATTTGTCGTAGATGGAGAGAGGAGATGTTTTCCTGATCTTCCCTGTGAAACTGACGCCATGGGCAATGCTGTTAACCTTCTTGATGTTCAT GATTTTGTTCCTGAGAGTGTTGAAAGTGTATCAGAATTTGAGGCCCCTCCATCCCCAGAGTCCAGCTACAGTTTCCAGTCACCCGAGGAAAAGGACTTTGCCAAGGAGCCGCCTGCTCTTCCATCTCAGCTTCACCTCGGCGTTCTTAACTCACAGCACTCGGAAGAAGTATGCGCACGACCCCAGCACATTGTCCTGAACCACCTGTTCATTGAGAAGGGTTGGGGCGCCCATCCGCTGGTAGCTCTTGGTGTAACCCACAGGTTTGAGTCGAAATATGTAACAGTCGTCCTGTATAAGCCCATAGAAAGATAG